Proteins encoded within one genomic window of Lagenorhynchus albirostris chromosome 9, mLagAlb1.1, whole genome shotgun sequence:
- the PCNX3 gene encoding pecanex-like protein 3 isoform X4 translates to MGSQVLQILRQGVWASLTGGWFFDPHQSTFSNCFHLYVWIFLLTFPFLLYMVLPPSLMVAGVYCLVVAVIFAAIKTVNYRLHAMFDQGEIVEKRSSTMGEPEEEPAQGDGSLPRDPGVEMTVFRKVSSTPPVRCSSQHSVFGFNQVSELLPRMEDSGPLRDIKELVREQGSNNVIMTSADREMLKLSSQEKLIGDLPQTPPGAAPDPSLPSTDSSERSPLAGDGAPWSGSSVADTPMSPLLKGSLSQELSKSFLTLTRPDRALVRTSSRREHRRGASGYQPLDRRGSGEPTPQKAGSSDSCFSGTDRETLSSFKSEKTNSTHLDSPPGGQAPEGSDTDPPSEAELPASPDAGVPSDDTLRSFDTVVGAGTPPGPAEPLLVVRPKDLALLRPSKRRPPVRRHSPAGRAPRRPLLEGGGFFEDDDTSEGSELSPASSLRSQRRYSTDSSSSTSCYSPESSRGAAGGPRKRRAPHGAEEGTAVPPKRPYGTQRTPSTASAKTHARVLSMDGAGGDGLRGPLAGSKAELEVQAGVELAAGEPAVLPAEARRGPAANQPGWRGELQEDGAVGGAAEETGKRDRSSSVRRAQAIRRRHNAGSNPTPPASLMGSPPSSLQEAQRGRAASHSRALTLPSALHFASSLLLTRAGANVHEACTFDDTSEGAVHYFYDESGVRRSYTFGLAGGGYENPVGQQGEQAANGAWDRHSHSSSFHSADVPEATGGLNLLQPRPVVLQGMQVRRVPLEIPEEQTLMEEAPPRAQHSYKYWLLPGRWTSVRYERLALLALLDRTRGLVENILGVGLSSLVAFLGYLLLLKGFFTDIWVFQFCLVIASCQYSLLKSVQPDAASPMHGHNWVIAYSRPVYFCICCLLIWLLDALASAQPFPPVSLYGLTLFSASFFFCARDVATVFTLCFPFVFLLGLLPQVNTCLMYLLEQIDMHGFGGTAATSPLTAVFSLSRSLLAAALLYGFCLGAIKTPWPEQHVPVLFSVFCGLLVALSYHLSRQSSDPTVLWSLIRSRLFPELEERSLETARAEPPDPLPDKMRQSVREVLHSDLVMCVVIAVLTFAISASTVFIALKSVLGFVLYALAGAVGFFTHYLLPQLRKQLPWFCLSQPVLKPLEYSQYEVRGAAQVMWFEKLYAGLQCVEKYLIYPAVVLNALTVDAHTVVSHPDKFCLYCRALLMTVAGLKLLRSAFCCPPQQYLTLAFTVLLFHFDYPRLSQGFLLDYFLMSLLCSKLWDLLYKLRFVLTYIAPWQITWGSAFHAFAQPFAVPHSAMLFVQALLSALFSTPLNPLLGSAVFIMSYARPLKFWERDYNTKRVDHSNTRLVTQLDRNPGADDNNLNSIFYEHLTRSLQHTLCGDLVLGRWGNYGPGDCFVLASDYLNALVHLIEVGNGLVTFQLRGLEFRGTYCQQREVEAITEGVEEDEGCCCCEPGHLPRVLSFNAAFGQRWLAWEVTASKYVLEGYSISDNNAASMLQVFDLRKILITYYVRSIIYYVSRSPKLDAWLSHEGIATALRPVRAPGYADSDPTFSLSVDEDYDLRLSGLSLPSFCAVHLEWIQYCASRRGQPVDQDWNSPLVTLCFGLCVLGRRALGTASHSMSASLEPFLYGLHALFKGDFRITSPRDEWVFADMDLLHRVVAPGVRMALKLHQDHFTSPDEYEEPAALYDAIAANEERLVISHEGDPAWRSAILSNTPSLLALRHVLDDASDEYKIIMLNRRHLSFRVIKVNRECVRGLWAGQQQELVFLRNRNPERGSIQNAKQALRNMINSSCDQPLGYPIYVSPLTTSLAGSHPQLRALWGGPISLGTIARWLLRSWERLHKGCGAGCNSGGNVDDSDCGGGGGLTSLSNNPPLAHPTPENTAGGGDQPLPPGPAWGPRPSLSGSGDGRPPPLLQWPPPRLPGPSPASPAPTEGPRPSRPPGPGLLSSEGPSGKWSLGGRKGLGGSEGEPASGSPKGSTPKSQVPLDLSLSPDISTDASPPRAVQDIPCLDSSAPESGTPTGALGDWPAPAEERESPAAQPLLEHQY, encoded by the exons ATGGGGTCGCAGGTATTGCAGATCCTGCGCCAGGGGGTGTGGGCTTCGCTCACCGGCGGTTGGTTCTTCGACCCGCACCAGAGCACCTTCTCCAACTGCTTCCACCTCTATGTCTGGATCTTCCTGCTCACCTTTCCTTTCTTGCTGTACATG GTCCTGCCCCCCAGCTTGATGGTGGCTGGTGTGTACTGCCTTGTGGTGGCTGTCATCTTCGCTGCCATCAAGACTGTGAACTATCGGCTGCATGCTATGTTCGACCAGGGCGAGATTGTGGAGAAGCGCAGCTCTACCATGGGGGAGCCAGAGGAAGAGCCTGCCCAGGGGGACGGCAGTCTGCCCAG GGATCCTGGAGTGGAAATGACAGTATTTCGAAAAGTGAGTTCCACACCCCCCGTACGCTGTAGTTCTCAGCATTCCGTGTTTGGCTTCAACCAGGTCTCG GAGTTGCTGCCCCGGATGGAGGACTCTGGGCCCCTCAGAG ACATCAAGGAGCTGGTGCGGGAGCAGGGCAGCAACAACGTGATCATGACCTCTGCCGATCGAGAGATGCTGAAGCTAAGCTCACAGGAGAAGCTGA TTGGAGACCTCCCCCAGACGCCTCCAGGGGCTGCCCCAGACCCATCTCTCCCCAGCACGGACTCCTCAGAACGTTCTCCCCTGGCTGGAGATGGCGCCCCCTGGAGTGGGAGCAGCGTGGCTGACACTCCCATGAGCCCCCTGCTGAAGGGGAGCCTCAGCCAGGAGCTGAGCAAGAGCTTCCTGACGCTGACCCGGCCCGACCGGGCCCTGGTGAGGACCAGCAGTCGACGGGAACACCGCCGCGGAGCGAGCGGCTACCAGCCCCTGGACCGGCGGGGCTCGGGTGAGCCCACACCCCAGAAAGCCGGCTCCTCAGATTCCTGCTTCAGTGGCACTGACAGGGAAACGTTGAGCAGCTTCAAGAGCGAGAAGACCAACTCGACCCACCTGGACAGCCCCCCCGGTGGGCAAGCCCCCGAGGGCAGCGACACAGACCCACCCTCGGAGGCAGAGCTGCCCGCTTCACCAGATGCTGGGGTCCCGTCAGATGACACACTGCGTTCCTTTGACACAGTCGTAGGAGCAGGGACGCCTCCGGGCCCGGCTGAGCCGCTCCTCGTTGTACGGCCCAAGGACTTGGCCCTGCTGCGGCCTAGCAAACGGCGGCCACCTGTGAGAAGACACTCCCCCGCTGGCCGTGCCCCTCGGCGGCCGCTGCTGGAAGGCGGGGGCTTCTTCGAGGACGATGACACCAGCGAGGGCAGTGAACTGAGCCCGGCCTCCAGCCTCCGGTCCCAGCGCCGCTACAGCACCGACAGCTCCTCGTCCACTTCCTGCTATTCCCCTGAGAGTTCTCGGGGTGCGGCGGGGGGGCCCCGGAAACGACGGGCCCCCCACGGGGCTGAGGAGGGGACGGCTGTGCCTCCCAAGCGGCCCTATGGGACCCAGCGGACGCCTAGTACCGCCAGCGCCAAAACGCACGCCCGCGTGCTGAGCATGGACGGGGCAGGGGGTGATGGCCTGAGGGGCCCCCTGGCTGGCTCCAAGGCTGAGCTGGAGGTCCAGGCGGGGGTGGAGCTGGCAGCCGGTGAGCCCGCTGTGCTGCCCGCCGAGGCCCGCCGGGGACCTGCGGCCAACCAGCCTGGCTGGCGGGGGGAGCTGCAGGAGGATGGTGCTGTGGGGGGAG CTGCCGAGGAGACTGGCAAGCGGGACCGCTCAAGCAGCGTGAGGCGGGCACAGGCCATCCGGAGGCGTCACAATGCCGGCAGCAACCCTACCCCCCCCGCCTCGCTCATGGGCTCGCCGCCCAG CAGCCTGCAGGAAGCTCAACGGGGCCGGGCTGCCTCCCATTCCCGGGCGCTGACGCTGCCCTCTGCCCTGCACTTCGCCTCCTCGCTGCTGCTCACTCGGGCCGGTGCCAACGTGCACGAGGCCTGCACCTTTGACGACACTTCCGAGGGTGCTGTGCACTACTTCTATGACGAGAGCG GCGTGCGGCGTTCCTACACCTTTGGCCTGGCTGGAGGTGGCTACGAGAACCCTGTAGGGCAGCAGGGGGAGCAGGCAGCCAATGGTGCCTG GGACCGCCACTCGCATTCCTCCAGCTTCCACTCGGCTGATGTCCCAGAGGCGACAGGTGGCTTGAACCTGCTACAGCCGCGGCCCGTGGTCCTGCAGGGCATGCAGGTGCGCCGAGTGCCCCTGGAGATCCCAGAG GAGCAGACACTGATGGAGGAGGCGCCGCCCCGGGCCCAGCACAGCTACAAGTACTGGCTTCTTCCCGGCCGCTGGACCTCTGTGCGCTACGAGCGGCTCGCCCTGCTGGCCCTGCTGGACCG GACTCGGGGGCTGGTGGAGAACATTCTCGGTGTCGGTCTGAGCAGCCTCGTCGCCTTCCTGGGCTACCTGCTTTTGCTCAAGGGCTTCTTCACCGACATCTGGGTCTTCCAGTTCTGCCTGGTCATCGCCTCCTGCCAGTATTCCCTGCTGAAG agTGTCCAGCCTGACGCAGCATCCCCCATGCAC ggccacAACTGGGTGATCGCATACAGCCGGCCTGTCTACTTCTGCATCTGCTGTCTGCTCATCTGGCTGCTGGACGCCCTGGCCTCAGCTCAGCCTTTCCCGCCCGTCTCCCTCTACGGCCTCACGCTCTTCTCCGCCTCCTTCTTCTTCTGCGCCCGTGATGTAGCCACTG TGTTCACCTTGTGCTTCCCGTTCGTCTTCCTCCTGGGCCTCCTGCCCCAGGTGAACACCTGTCTCATGTACCTGCTGGAGCAGATAGATATGCACGGCTTTGGGGGCACAG CCGCCACCAGCCCCCTCACTGCGGTCTTCAGCCTCTCGCGCAGCTTGCTGGCTGCTGCCCTGCTCTACGGCTTCTGCCTCGGAGCCATCAAG ACTCCTTGGCCAGAACAGCACGTCCCCgtccttttctctgtcttctgtggCCTCCTGGTGGCGCTGTCCTACCACCTAAGCCGGCAGAGCAGTGACCCCACCGTGCTCTG GTCTCTGATCCGGAGCAGGCTCTTCCCTGAGCTGGAGGAGCGGAGCTTGGAGACGGCCCGCGCCGAGCCCCCAGACCCACTGCCAGACAAGATGCGTCAGTCAGTG CGCGAGGTCCTGCACTCTGACCTGGTGATGTGTGTGGTGATTGCTGTGCTCACCTTTGCCATCAGCGCCAGCACCGTCTTCATTGCCCTGAAG TCCGTGCTGGGTTTTGTGTTGTATGCGCTGGCTGGGGCCGTGGGCTTCTTCACCCATTACCTGCTGCCGCAACTCCGCAAACAGCTGCCCTGGTTCTGCCTGTCACAGCCCGTGCTGAAGCCGCTGGAGTACAGCCAGTATGAAGTGCGCG GTGCTGCCCAGGTGATGTGGTTTGAGAAGCTGTACGCCGGCCTGCAGTGTGTGGAGAAGTACCTCATCTACCCTGCTGTGGTGCTCAACGCCCTCACAGTGGACGCCCACACGGTCGTCAGCCACCCGGACAAGTTCTGTCTCTA CTGCCGGGCGCTGCTGATGACCGTGGCTGGGCTGAAGCTGCTGCGCTCAGCTTTCTGCTGCCCACCCCAGCAGTACCTGACCCTGGCCTTCACTGTCCTGCTGTTCCACTTCGACTACCCGCGCCTCTCCCAGGGCTTCCTGCTCGACTACTTCCTCATGTCCCTGCTCTGCAGCAAG CTGTGGGACCTGCTGTACAAGCTGCGTTTTGTGCTGACCTACATCGCGCCCTGGCAGATCACGTGGGGCTCGGCTTTCCACGCTTTTGCCCAGCCATTCGCCGTGCCAC ACTCGGCCATGCTGTTCGTTCAGGCCCTGCTCTCCGCGCTCTTCTCCACGCCGCTCAACCCCCTGCTGGGTAGCGCCGTCTTCATCATGTCCTACGCACGGCCCCTCAAGTTCTGGGAGCGCGACTACAA CACTAAACGTGTGGATCATTCCAACACCCGCCTGGTCACGCAGCTGGACCGGAACCCTG GAGCTGATGACAACAACCTCAACTCGATCTTCTACGAGCACTTGACTCGCTCGCTGCAGCACACGCTGTGTGGGGACCTGGTGCTGGGCCGCTGGGGCAACTACGGCCCCGGCGACTGCTTTGTTCTGGCCTCCGACTATCTCAACGCCCTGGTGCACCTCATCGAGGTGGGCAATGGCCTCGTCACCTTCCAGCTGCGTGGCCTCGAGTTCCGGG GTACGTACTGCCAGCAGCGTGAGGTGGAGGCCATCACAGAGGGCGTGGAGGAGGATgagggctgctgctgctgcgaGCCTGGCCACCTGCCGAGGGTCCTGTCCTTCAATGCCGCCTTCGGGCAGCGCTGGCTGGCCTGGGAAGTGACGGCCAGCAAGTACGTGCTGGAGGGCTACAGCATCAGCGACAACAACGCTGCCTCCATGCTGCAGGTCTTCGACCTCCGCAAGATCCTCATCACCTACTACGTCAGG AGCATCATCTACTATGTGAGCCGCTCGCCAAAGCTGGACGCCTGGCTGAGCCACGAGGGCATCGCGACAGCCCTGCGTCCTGTGCGGGCACCTGGCTATGCTGACTCAGACCCCACCTTCTCACTGAGCGTGGATGAGGACTACGACCTTCGCCTCTCTGGCCTCTCGCTGCCCTCCTTCTGCGCCGTGCACCTGGAGTGGATCCAGTACTGCGCTTCTCGGCGCGGCCAG CCTGTGGACCAGGATTGGAACTCGCCGCTGGTCACGCTGTGTTTTGGCCTGTGTGTGCTGGGCCGCCGGGCCCTGGGGACAGCTTCGCACAGCATGTCGGCCAG ccTGGAGCCCTTCCTCTACGGCCTGCACGCCCTGTTTAAGGGGGACTTCCGTATCACCTCCCCGCGCGACGAGTGGGTCTTTGCCGACATGGACCTGCTTCACCGCGTGGTGGCACCTGGGGTTCGCATGGCCCTCAAGCTTCACCAG GACCACTTCACGTCCCCAGATGAGTATGAGGAGCCGGCCGCTCTGTATGATGCCATCGCAGCCAACGAGGAGCGGCTGGTCATCTCACACGAAGGCGACCCGGCCTGGCGCAGCGCCATCCTCAGCAACACGCCCTCGCTCTTGGCGCTGCGGCATGTCTTGGACGACGCCTCCGACGAGTACAAGATCATCATGCTCAACCGGCGCCACCTCAGCTTCCGTGTCATCAAG GTGAACCGCGAGTGCGTGCGCGGCCTGTGGGCTGGGCAGCAGCAGGAGCTGGTGTTCCTGCGCAACCGCAACCCCGAGCGAGGCAGCATCCAGAATGCCAAGCAGGCGCTCCGCAACATGATCAACTCCTCCTGCGACCAGCCGCTGGGCTACCCCATCTACGTGTCGCCCCTCACCACCTCGCTGGCCGGCAGCCACCCCCAGCTGCGGGCATTGTGGGGCGGCCCCATCAGCCTGGGCACCATCGCCCGCTGGCTTCTGCGCAGCTGGGAGAG GCTTCATAAGGGCTGTGGTGCCGGCTGCAACAGCGGCGGGAATGTGGATGACTCGGACTGTGGTGGAGGCGGAGGCTTGACCTCCCTCAGCAATAACCCCCCCTTGGCACACCCCACACCTGAGAACACAGCAG GCGGTGGtgaccagcccctcccaccaggccCTGCCTGGGGCCCGAGGCCCTCCCTGAGTGGCTCTGGTGATGGGCGCCCCCCTCCTCTGCTGCAGTGGCCACCCCCTCGGCTCCCTGGACCATCCCCCGCTTCTCCTGCCCCCACTGAGGGTCCCAGGCCCTCAAGGCCCCCTGGCCCTGGCCTCCTTAGTTCTGAGGGTCCCAGTGGGAAGTGGAGCCTGGGGGGTCGGAAGGGGCTAGGGGGATCCGAGGGGGAGCCAGCCTCAGGGAGCCCTAAAGGAAGCACCCCCAAATCTCAG GTGCCCCTAGACCTCAGCCTCAGCCCGGACATCAGCACCGATGCCTCGCCCCCCAGAGCAGTGCAGGATATTCCGTGCTTGGATAGCAGTGCTCCTGAGAGTGGCACGCCCACTGGGGCCCTGGGCGACTGGCCTGCCCCCGCTGAAGAGCGTGAGAGCCCAGCTGCCCAGCCCCTGCTGGAGCATCAGTACTGA